In one Culex quinquefasciatus strain JHB chromosome 2, VPISU_Cqui_1.0_pri_paternal, whole genome shotgun sequence genomic region, the following are encoded:
- the LOC6053825 gene encoding F-box/LRR-repeat protein 14, protein MMMEEANFMLTEIPGGFISHRPHAIHRFTPYPLHRPHLPPAPIYTHIQQRTVSRPKTPPTPPEPEGTHIGHLYPEILAIIFEKLSVKDRGRAAQVCTVWRDAAYSKSCWRGVEASLHLRRPSPSLFPSLVKRGIKKVQVLSVRRSLKDVVVGIPNLESLNLSGCYNITDVGLGHAFSTDLANLRVLDLSLCKQVTDSSLGRIAQHLRNVEVLELGGCCNITNTGLLLIAWGLKTLKKLNLRSCWHISDQGIGHLAGLSKETAVGTPALEYLGLQDCQRLSDEALRHISQGLPSVKSINLSFCVSVSDSGLKHLAKMTKLEELNLRSCDNISDIGMAYLTEGGCSISSLDVSFCDKIGDQALTHISQGLFHLKSLSLSACQITDDGLAKIAKSLHDLETLNIGQCSRVTDKGLEVLAEELNNLRAIDLYGCTRLSPAGFNKINKLPRLSKVNLGLSQVR, encoded by the coding sequence ATGATGATGGAGGAAGCAAATTTTATGCTGACGGAAATTCCTGGTGGATTCATATCTCACCGACCGCATGCAATACACCGTTTCACACCGTATCCGTTACATCGACCGCATCTACCACCCGCGCCGATTTACACCCACATTCAACAGAGGACGGTTAGTCGACCGAAAACACCTCCTACGCCACCGGAACCGGAAGGAACACACATCGGACATCTGTATCCGGAAATTCTGGCCATCATTTTCGAAAAACTCAGCGTGAAGGACCGTGGCAGAGCGGCGCAAGTATGCACAGTGTGGCGCGATGCGGCTTATTCGAAGAGCTGCTGGAGGGGAGTGGAAGCTAGCCTTCACCTGCGGCGACCGTCACCTAGTTTATTTCCATCGCTAGTGAAGCGTGGCATTAAAAAGGTGCAAGTGCTGTCGGTTAGGCGATCGCTGAAGGATGTTGTTGTTGGTATACCAAATCTAGAATCGTTAAATCTTAGTGGATGTTATAACATTACCGATGTCGGATTGGGTCATGCATTCTCAACGGATCTTGCGAATTTGAGGGTGCTGGATCTATCACTATGCAAACAAGTTACCGATTCCAGCCTTGGGCGGATTGCGCAACATTTAAGGAACGTAGAAGTACTTGAACTGGGCGGATGTTGCAATATAACCAACACTGGCTTATTATTGATTGCGTGGGGGctgaaaacgctgaaaaaattgaATCTGCGATCGTGTTGGCACATTTCCGATCAAGGTATTGGACACCTTGCCGGTTTGAGTAAGGAAACTGCAGTTGGAACACCTGCTCTGGAATACTTGGGACTTCAAGATTGCCAACGACTATCCGATGAGGCACTACGGCACATTTCCCAGGGATTGCCATCAGTGAAGAGCATCAACTTGAGCTTTTGTGTTTCCGTCTCCGACAGCGGATTAAAGCATctagccaaaatgaccaaattggagGAACTGAACCTTAGATCTTGTGATAATATATCAGACATTGGAATGGCTTATCTGACGGAGGGTGGCTGCTCCATCTCTTCCTTGGATGTTAGTTTCTGTGATAAAATTGGAGACCAGGCACTGACACACATTTCTCAAGGATTGTTCCACCTAAAATCACTCAGTCTCAGCGCTTGCCAGATTACGGATGACGGATTAGCTAAAATAGCAAAATCACTACACGATCTGGAAACGCTGAACATTGGCCAGTGTAGTCGTGTAACTGACAAAGGATTGGAGGTTCTAGCGGAGGAGCTGAACAATTTACGTGCCATCGATCTATACGGCTGTACTCGCTTATCGCCGGCTGgattcaacaaaatcaacaaactaCCGAGACTGTCTAAAGTTAATTTAGGATTATCACAAGTCAGGTGA